The DNA segment CCGTCTTCACCACCCGCCCGGACACCCTGTTCGGCGCCACCTACATGGTGCTGGCGCCCGAACACCCGCTGGCCGACAAGTTCACCCCCGCGACCTGGCCCGAGGGCACCCGCGAGGCGTGGACCGGCGGCCACGCCACCCCCGCCGAGGCCGTCGCCGCCTACCGCGCCCAGGCCGCCGCCAAGTCCGACGTCGAGCGCCAGGCCGAGGCCAAGGACAAGACCGGCGTCTTCACCGGTGTCTTCGCCGTGAACCCGGCCAACGGCGAGCAGGTGCCCGTCTTCATCGCCGACTACGTGCTGATGGGCTACGGCACCGGCGCGATCATGGCCGTCCCCGCGCACGACACCCGCGACTTCGCCTTCGCGCGCGCCTTCGAGCTGCCCGTGCGCTGCGTGGTCGAGCCGACCGACGGCCGCGGCACCGACACCGCCGGCTGGGACGACGCGTTCGCCTCGTACGACGCGACGATCGTCAACTCGGCCGGCGAGGGCATCACCCTGGACGGCCTGGGCGTCACCGAGGCCAAGGCGCGCATCACCGAGTGGCTGGAGCGCAAGGGCATCGGCCGGGGCACCGTCAACTTCCGGCTGCGCGACTGGCTGTTCAGCCGCCAGCGCTACTGGGGCGAGCCCTTCCCGATCGTCTACGACGAGGACGGCATCGCACACGCGCTGCCCGAGTCGATGCTGCCGCTGGAGCTGCCCGAGGTCGAGGACTACAGCCCGCGCACCTTCGACCCCGACGACGCGAACACCCGGCCCGAGACCCCCCTGTCGCGCAACGACGAGTGGGTCCACGTCACCCTGGACCTGGGCGACGGACCGAAGAAGTACCGCCGCGAGACCAACACCATGCCCAACTGGGCCGGTTCCTGCTGGTACGAGTTCCGCTACCTGGACCCGCACAACGACCGACAGATGGTCGACCCGGAGATCGAGCGCTACTGGATGGGCCCGCGCGAGGGCCAGCCGCACGGCGGTGTCGACCTGTACGTGGGCGGCGCCGAGCACGCCGTGCTGCACCTGCTGTACGCCCGCTTCTGGTCCAAGGTGCTGTTCGATCTGGGACACGTCTCCTCCGCGGAGCCGTTCCACAAGCTGTTCAACCAGGGCATGATCCAGGCGTACGTCTACCGCGACAGCCGGGGCATCGCCGTGCCGGCCGCCGAGGTGGAGGAGCGCGACGGCGCGTACTGGTACGAGGGCGAGAAGGTCAGCCGCCTGCTGGGCAAGATGGGCAAGTCGCTGAAGAACGCGGTGACCCCGGACGAGATCGCCGCCGAGTACGGCGCCGACACGCTGCGCCTGTACGAGATGGCCATGGGTCCGCTGGACGTCTCCCGCCCCTGGGACACGCGCGCGGTCGTCGGCCAGTTCCGGCTGCTGCAGCGGCTGTGGCGCAACATCGTGGACGAGAACACCGGCGAGCCGACCGTGACCGACGCGGCGCCCGACGAGGACACGCTGCGCGCCCTGCACAAGGCGATCGACGGAGTGCGCCAGGACCTGGAGGGCCTGCGCTTCAACACCGCCATCGCCAAGGTCACCGAGCTGAACAACCACCTGACCAAGGCCAACGCCGCCCTGCCGAGGTCGGTGGCCGAGCGGCTGGTGCTGATGGTCGCCCCGCTGGCCCCGCACGTCGCCGAGGAACTGTGGCGCCGCCTGGGCCACACCGACTCGGTCGTCCACCGGGACTTCCCGGTCGCCGACCCGCGGTACGTGGTGGACGACACCGTGACCTGCGTCGTCCAGATCAAGGGCAAGGTCAAGGCCCGCCTGGAGGTGCCCCCGGGCATCTCCGAGGAGGAGCTGGAGAAGGTGGCCCTGTCCGACGAGAAGGTCGTCGCGGCACTGGACGGCGCGGGCATCCGCAAGGTCATCGTGCGCGCGCCGAAGCTGGTGAACATCGTTCCGGCGTAATCGCGACGCCTCTCGGGGTCCTCCCCTACGGGCAGGTTCGGGGTTCTTCTGGAACCTCGGGCCTGCCCGTTGCGTTTACCGTTGAGGAGTGCCGCGACGCGCGGCGCACCTGCCCGAGGAGGAGCGCCGTGGAAGCAGTGATCATCGTCATCTCCCTGTTCTTCCTGGCCTTCGTCGCCCTGGGCGCCTATGCCACGATCAAGGTGGTGGGCGCCGCCAAGCGCGGCGTGGACCGCACCATCGTCCAGGCCCGGCGCACCGTCGAGGACCAGACGCTGCGTGCCAAGTCCTTCGCCCAGGTGGGCCCGGCCGCCGAGCTGGCCCAGCTCCGGCTCACCCTGCGCACCTCCATGCGCGCCACCCAGGACGCGCTCCAGGCGGGCGCGGCCGAGGACGAGTCGCTGAAGGAGTCCCTGGGCCTCTTCGAGCGCCTCAGCGCGCACGGACACGAGCTGGACGCCGACCTCAAGCGCCTGGAGTCCGAGCCCGACCGCGCCACGCTCGCCGCCCGGCTGCCCGGCCTGCGCGCCCGCACCGAGCGGATCACCCAGTCCGCCGACGCCCTGCGCTGGGCCGTCCGCGACCGCGCCCGCCGCTTCGCCGACGACGATCTCGGCACCCTCAGCGCCCAGATCGACATCGAGGCCGACGCCCTGCGCCACTGGACCCGGCCCGGCGGCACCGAGGAGCCGGCCCCGGAGCCCGCGCCCCACTCCCTCACCCCGCCCACACCGCGCCCGTCCTACCCGTGGCAGAAGAGCCCCCGACCGGAGAGCACCACCTGACCGGCACCGCATCACCCGGGGCCCCGGGTTCGGTCGGGGCTCGATCCGGGCTTGCGGGCGCCATGCGCGGGCACACGTCAGGGGCCGGGCTGCCACGCGTGCGCCCCGGCGGGTAACCTCCAGCTCATGTCCCGCCATGTCGCCATCGTCACCGATTCCACGGCCTACTTGCCGCACCGGACGATGGAGCGGCACGGCATCACCGCGGTCCCGCTGACCGTGGTCCTCGGCGACCAGGCGCTCGAAGAGGGGACCGAGATCTCCACCCGTGCCCTCGCCCAGGCCCTCACCAAGCGGCGCTCCGTCACCACGTCGCGCCCCAGCCCCGAGGTGTTCGCCGAGACCTACCGCCGGGTCGCCGAGTCCGGCGCGCGGGGCATCGTCTCCCTGCACCTGTCCGGAGAGCTGTCCGGCACCTACGACGCGGCCGTCCTCGCGGCCCGTCAGGCGCCGGTGCCCGTGCGGGTGGTGGACACCGGGATGGTCGCGATGGCCCTCGGCTTCTGCGCCCTCGCCGCGGCCGAGACGGCGGAGGCGGGCGGCACCGTGGACGAAGCCGTCACCGCCGCCGAGAAACGGGCCGCCGGCACCTCCGCCTACTTCTACGTGGACACCCTCGACTATCTGCGCCGCGGCGGCCGTATCGGCGCCGCCCAGGCCCTGCTCGGCTCCGCGCTCGCGGTCAAACCCCTGCTCAGCCTCGACGGCGGCCGTATCGAGCTGCTGGAGAAGGTCCGTACGGCCTCGAAGGCGATCGCCCGCCTGGAGGAGCTCGCCGCCGAGCGCGCCGGGGGCGCGGAGGTCGACATCGCCGTCCACCATCTCGCCGCCCCCGAACGCGCCGCCGCGCTCGCCGACCGGCTGCGGGAACGGGTGCCGGGGCTGGGGGAGTTGCACGTCAGCGAGGTGGGAGCGGTGATCGGGGCGCACACCGGGCCGGGGCTGCTGGGGGCGGTCGTCTCACCGCGCTGAGGGGCGTCCGCGACCTCGCGGCGGGTGCGTTTCTGCCGCGGGTCCGCTTCCCCGCGGCGGGAGTGTCGCCTCGGCGCGACTGGGGTGGTGATCGGGTCGGGGCCCTGCGGAGAGTCACCCACACGAGTGGCCAAGTTATCCACAACCCGCCGGGTTTCCCCGGGAATTGACCAAGATCATCGCGAAGCGGCGGGATGCCCGATCCTCGTCGCATGGCACTTCGCTCACATCCTCGCACCGTCACCCCGACCAGCGGCCCCGGCCGCGGCCCCGCCTCCGACGTGCGCGTGCGGCAGCGCGCGTCCGAACACCGCCGTGTCCGGCACCGCGCGCACGCACCCACGGAGGACCTGCGGCGCCGGGCGGAGCTCCTCTTCGGCGAACAGGCCGTGCAGCGACGGGAGTCGGGAAAGACGCCGTCGGCCACTTACGAACCGGTGGACCGACCGCCGGAGCAACCGGACCCGCCGCCGGAGCACCCGGACCCGCCGCCCCCGGACTGGCGGGAGCGGGCCGGGACGGCGATGCGGGAGCGGCTGCCGGTGTGGCTGCAGTCGCGGTGCGGGGTGGAGCGGCGCGGGACGGTGGCGCTCGCCGTGCTGCTGGTGGTGGCCGCGCTGTTCGCCGTGCAGCACTTCTGGGCGGGCCGGCCCGAGCCGGTGAGCGCGCCCCCAGTGGTGCGCGCCCGGCCGACGTACGCGAGAACACCCGCCGCGAGTGGGGGCGGTACGGCGGCTTCGGGCGGGCAGATCGTCGTGGACGTCGGCGGCAAGGTCCGCGCTCCGGGAATCCGCCGGCTCCCCACGGGCTCCCGGGTGGCCGACGCGCTGCGGGCGGCGGGCGGGGTCCGGCCGGGCGTGAACACCGACGGCCTCAACCGGGCCCGCTTCCTGGTCGACGGCGAACAGGTGCTCGTCGGCGAGTCGGTGCCCGCCGTCGCCCCCGCCGGCACCGCGGCCCCGTCCGGCCCGGCCGCGCAGATCTCCCTCAACACGGCCACCGAGGACCAGCTCGACACCCTGCCGGGAGTCGGCCCGGTGCTGGCCCGGCACATCATCGACTACCGCACCCGGCACGGCGGTTTCCGCTCGGTGGACGAACTCCGCCAGGTCAACGGCATCGGCGACCGCCGCTTCACCGACCTCCGCGACCTGGTACGGCCATGAGCGCGACCCTTCAGCACGGCGCCGAGCCCGACACCGAGCCCCGCACCGCGCCCGACCCGGTGCCGGGCCCCCTGGACCTGCGCCTGGTACCACCCGCGCTCGCCGCCTGGGCCACGGCGGCGCTCACCCTGGACGCCCCGGCGGGCCGGACCGTGTGGATCGCGGCCGTCGCCCTGCTCGGCGGGATCGTCCTGCTGCGCGCGAGCCGGGCGGGCCCGGCACCCCCGGGCGCCCCGAGCGGCCGGCCCGCCTGGGCACGGGCCTCCCTCGCCGCGGTGCTCCTCTGCGTCGCCGCGTCGGCCACCTCCGCCGGATTGCAGGGCGCGGACGTACGGCGCGGACCGGTCCCCGCACTGGCCCGCCGCTCCGCCACCGTGACCGCCGACATCGAGCTGACCGGCGATCCATGGCTGAGCAGACCCCGGGTGCGCGGGGACCACACGGCACCGGCGGCGGTGCTGATCCGGGCCGAGGTGAGGCGCGTCGAGGAGGGCGACGGAAGGAGCACGCGGACTCGGGCGCCGGTTCTGGTGGTGGTCGACGCGGGGGCCGCGGGGCCGGAGGGGAGTGCCGGACCACCGCCCTTGCGGGGGAGCACCGAGGGGCCTGAGGTACCGGGCAGGGCGCGTGGGGCGGCCGGAGACGGGTCAGTGGCGGTGGCCGAAGGGTCCGGGACGCCTTCGGACGGGGTGATGGCGTCGGCCGAAGGGTCCGGGACGCCTTCGGACGGGGTGGCGGCGTCGGCCGAAGAGTCTGGGACGTCCTCGGACGGGATGGCGGTCTCGGCCGAAGGGTCTGGGACGTCCTCGGACGGGGTGGTGGTGTCGGGCGAGGCTTCCGGGGCGTCATCGGAGAAGGGGGCGGCGTCGGCCGGGGGTTCCCGGGCGCGCGCCGGGCAGGCGGGCTGGCTCGGGTTGCTGCCCTCCACGCGGTTGCGGGTGGGCGGGCGGCTGGCGCCCGCTCTCGTCGGGGGTGACCGGACGGCGGCCGTGCTCAGGGTGCGGGGGCTGCCCGGGGCGCGGGTCCTGGCGGGGCCGAGCACGGCACAGCGGTGGGCGGGGCGGCTGCGGGACGGGCTGCGGGCGGCGACCGACGGGCTGCCCGGGGACGCGCGGGCGTTGCTGCCCGGCCTGGTCGTCGGGGACACCGCGCGGATCACGCCCGAGCTGGACGACGCCTTCAAGGCGACCGACCTGACCCACACCCTCGCGGTCTCCGGCAGCAATCTCACCGTGCTGCTCGCCCTGCTCATCGGCCCGCCCGGCCTGGCCCGGCTGACCGAACGCCGGGGCCTGGCCCCGCGCCTGGGCCTCTCCCTCAGGGCGACCGCCCTGTCCGCGGGGGCGCTCACCCTGGGATTCGTGCTGGTGTGCCGGCCCGACCCGAGCGTGCTCCGGGCCGCCGTCTGCGGGGCGATCGCCCTGCTCGCCCTGGCCACGGGCCGCCGCAGATCCCTCGTCCCGGCCCTGGCCGCGGCCGTCCTGCTGCTGGTGCTGTACGACCCCTGGCTCGCCCGCGCCTACGGCTTCCTGCTCTCCGTGCTGGCCACCGGCGCCCTGCTGGTGCTGGCCCCGGGCTGGAGCGAGGGGCTGCGGCGGCGCGGGGTGCCGCCGAGGCTCGCCGAGGCGCTGGGCGCGGCCGCCGCGGCGCAGGCGGTGTGCGCACCGGTCGTGGCGGTGCTGTCGGCCCGGGTGAGCCTGGTGGCGGTGCCGTGCAATCTGCTGGCCGAGGCGGCGGTGGCGCCCGCGACCGTGCTGGGGTTCGCCGCGCTGGCGACCGCGCCGGTGGCGATGCCCCTGGCCAAGCTGCTCGCCTGGGGCGCGAGTTGGCCGACCCGGTGGATCGCGGGTGTCGCGCGGGCGGGGGCCGCGCTGCCCGGCGCGGGAGTGGACTGGCCGGGCAACTGGCCGGGGGCGCTGCTGCTCGCGGCGGTCACGGTGGCCGTCGTCCTGGCCGGGCGCCGGCTGGTGCGGCACCCGTGGTGGTGCGGGCTGTTCGGGGCGCTGCTCCTGCTGGCACTGGTGCGCCCCGCGCCGCTGACCCGGGTGGTGACGGGCTGGCCGCCGCCGGGATGGCGGTACGCGATGTGCGACGTCGGACAGGGCGACGCGACCGTGCTGGCGGCGGGCGCCGGTGCCGGGGTGGTCGTGGACGCCGGGCCCGATCCGGCGGCGGTGGACCGCTGTCTGAGGCAGCTGGGCATCACCCGCGTCCCCCTCCTCGTGCTGACCCACTTCCACGCCGACCATGTGGCGGGGCTGACCGGGGTGCTGCGGGGGCGGGAGGTGGCCGCGATCGAGACGACGGGGTTCGAGGAGCCCAGACAGGAGGCGGAGTTCGTCGAACGAGAGGCGGCCGGGCGGCATATCCCGGTCGTCCGGGCCGTCGCGGGCGAGGAACGGCGCACCGGCCCACTGTCCTGGCGGGTGCTGTGGCCACCGGCCGCCACGGGCCCACCGACGAGAAGCGGCCCGCTCACCGGACCGGGCCCGCTCACCGAACCTGGCCCACTCACCGGACCGGGCTCACCAACCGGACCCGGACCGCTCACCGGACCCGGCCCACTCACCGGCCCCGACTCGGTCACCGGACCCGGACCGGTCACCGAATCCCGTCCGGTCGCCGCCCCCGAGTTCGACGGGCCGAACGATGCCAGCGTGGCGCTGCTGGTCCGCACGGGCGGGCTGCGGCTGCTGTTGCTGGGGGACCTCGAACCCCCGGACCAGCAGGCGCTGTTGAGGTCTCCGGAGGCGGCGGGGATAGCGGGGGTGGATGTGCTGAAGGTGGCCCATCACGGATCGGCTTACCAGGACCCGGAGTTGATACGGCTCGTGGCACCCCGGGTGGCGCTCATCTCGTGCGGCACCGGGAACCCCTACGGGCACCCGGCCCCGTCGACGGTGGCCGCGCTGCGGGCCGGTGGCGCGCTGGTGCTGCGGACCGACCGGGACGGGGCGCTCGCGGTGGGCGGGGCCGGAGGCGCGGACCGGGAGGTGAGGGTGACGCGGGACGGGGCCTAGCGGTAGAAGACGGCCACGCCGCCGTGGTGCGAGCAGGCGCCCTGGTGGTGGGCGGCGTAGGAGTAGGTGCCGTCGTTGCACAGGGCGGTGGCACCGTTGCCGGCGCCGGTCGAGCCGCCCGAGGAGCCGGAGCCGCCGCCGCTGGACGAACCGCCGGACGATCCTCCCGACGAACCGCCGGACGAGCCTCCCGACGAACCCCCGGAAGAACCGCCCGACGAACTCCCGCCGCCGCCCGAACCGGTGGCCGGTGCGTGAGCGGTGACGGTCACCTTCACCTTGACGGTCTTGGTCTCCGTGACCGTCGGCGCGGGCTCGGGCGTCGCCGTCTCCGTGGCGGTGGCGGTCGCCGTGACCGTGGCGGCCGGCCGCACCTTGGCGGCCGTGGGCTTGGCGTCGGACCCGTCGTCCTGACCGCCGGCGCCGGCTCCGAGGCCGAGGAAGAAGGCGAGCCCGATGGCGGGCAGCACATAACGCTTGCGCGCCCACTTGGGGGCCGTACGGATGGGCGGCCCCGGCGGTTGCGGTGGCATGGCGTACGGCTGGTACGGGTTGCTCATGGGACCCCCCAAGGTGCGTCGGAGGTAAGACCGTAACTCCGCATGTGATGTTCATGTGAAGTTTTTGTGCGGAAGTCTCTTGTTCGTGATGCGGCGAAGGTGAGGCGAAAGGGGCATGGGGCGGTCAAATGCGCTCAGTTGCGGCGCATGCGCCGGATTCCCTTGATGTGGGCCCGTGTTGCCTCGAAAGCCGCAACGGTGATCGAATGGATCTTCGGCAACAGAAGATGTCGAGATGTACAGGGGTGCAGTGGATGTTCGGCCGCTGGCTGGGGAACCGGACGCACGGGACGCGACCGGCGAGCGCTCTGGGGCGGTTCGGACGCCGGCCGGGGCGGGGGTGATCGGCTGCCGGGTGGTCGATCCGGTCGACCAGCCCGTCACCGGGGCCGAGTTCACGGTCAGCGACACCATGGGGCGCAAGGTGGTGACCGGGGGGACGGACCCGTACGGATCGTTCCTGGCGACGGTGCCTGCGGGGGAGTACCGGATCGTGGTGACGGCCGAGGGGTACACGCCCTACCGGGCCACCGTGCTGGTCGCGGAGGACACCCTCGCCTCACTGGGTGATGTCACCCTCCAGGTCGCCCCGCCGCCGGAGCCGCCGGTGGCGGGTGAGTGGCAGCTCGACGCCGGGCACTCCTCGATCGGCTTCACCGCGCGGCACATCGGGCTGGCCCGGATCCACGGGCGGTTCAACTCCTTCGCGGGGGCCGTGCGGATCGCCGAGCGGATCGAGCGGTCGGCGATGCATGTGGTGATCGACGCGGCGTCCATCGACACCGGGGTGCGGATGCGGGACGACCATCTGCGGTCGGGGGACTTCCTGGACGTACGGCGGTTCCCGACGCTGGAGTTCTACAGCGACCGGTTCACGCACCGGGGCGGCAGCCGGTGGGCGGTCACCGGCGCGCTGTCGCTGCACGGGGTGACCCGCACGGTGTCGCTCGACACCGAGTACCTCGGGCTCGGCAACGGCATCGAGGGCGAGACGCGGGCCGCCTGCCGGGCCACCACCGAACTGCACCGGGACGACTTCACGGTCAGCTGGCAGTCGATGCTGGCCCGGGGGATCGCGGCGGTGGGGCCGAGCATCCGCGTCGACCTGGATGTGCAGCTCGTGCCCCAGGGACCCGAGGTCTGACCTGGCGGTCCGGCGCCCAGGGCGTGCCGGACAATGGCGGCGTGAGCGATGTGAGACATGTGCTGGTGCTGCCCGACCGGGACGCGGCGCAGGAGGCGGCGGAGGCGCTCGGGGAGCGGTTCGCCCTCGACGAGGAACCCCGGCTGCTCCGGGACGCGCTGGCCGGCGAGGACGATGCCGAGGACGCGCAGTGGCTGATCGTGCTGGCCGACGAGGCGGAGCGGCTGGACCCCCGTGAGCTGGACGAGTTCGCGGGGGAGTGGGAGGGATGGCGCGAGGAGCCGTAGCTCCTTCGGCCCGTGAGCCGCGAGGAGCCGTGAGCCGCGGAGCGTCGTGAGCCGCGGGGAGTCGTCGGCCCTGGGGCACTGTGAGCCGCGGGGAGCGGCGGCCGCGGCCTCGGGCCCGGGGCGTTGTCGGTGGGGCGTGGGATGCTTGGTGCGATGGCCAGGAAGACTGCGAATGACGATGTCCTCGCCCCGGTGACGCTTGCCGTGGGCCAGGAGGACCTGCTGCTGGACCGCGCCGTGCGGGAGGTGGTGGCCGCCGCGCGCGCCGCCGACGCCGACACGGATGTACGGGACCTGACCCCGGACCAGTTGCAGCCCGGCACGCTCGCCGAGCTGACCAGTCCGTCGCTGTTCGCCGAGCGCAAGGTCGTCGTCGTACGCGACGCGCAGGATCTGTCGGCCGACACCGTCAAGGACGTGAAGGGGTATCTCGGCTCGCCCGCCGAGGAGATCACGCTGGTGCTGCTGCACGCGGGCGGCGCCAAGGGCAAGGGCCTGCTGGACGCCGCGCGCAAGGCGGGGGCGCGGGAGGTGGCCTGCCCGAAGATGACCAAGCCGGCGGACCGGCTGGCCTTCGTGCGCGGGGAGTTCCGTACGGCGGGGCGGTCCGCGACGCCGGAGGCGTGCCAGGCGCTGTGCGACGCGATCGGCAGTGATCTGCGGGAGCTGGCGTCGGCGGTGGCGCAGCTGACCGCGGATGTCGAGGGGACCATCGACGAGGCCGTCGTCGGGCGCTACTACACCGGGCGGGCCGAGGCATCCAGCTTCACGGTCGCGGACCGGGCGGTGGAGGGGCGTACGGCGGAGGCGCTGGAGGCGCTGCGCTGGTCGCTGTCGACGGGGGTGGCGCCGGTGATGATCACGAGCGCGCTGGCGCAGGGAGTGCGGGCGATCGGGAAGCTGTCGTCCGCGCGCGGCGGCCGGCCGGGTGATCTCGCGCGGGAGCTGGGGATGCCGCCGTGGAAGATCGACCGGGTCCGGCAGCAGATGCGGGGGTGGACGCCGGACGGGGTGTCGGTGGCGATGCGGGCGATCGCGGAGGCGGACGCCGGGGTGAAGGGCGGGGGCGACGATCCCGAGTACGCCTTGGAGAAGGCGGTCGTG comes from the Streptomyces sp. SUK 48 genome and includes:
- the leuS gene encoding leucine--tRNA ligase, with amino-acid sequence MSETNPAAAAPPAEAAPYRYTAAMAAEIEARWQDVWDADGTYAADNPEGDLAGEGAGRPKKFIMDMFPYPSGAGLHVGHPLGYIATDVYARFQRMTGHNVLHTLGFDAFGLPAEQYAVQTGTHPRVSTEANMENMKAQLRRLGLGHDKRRSFATIDPDYYKWTQWIFLQIFNSWYDDEARKARPIAELIAQFETGERAIEGTTRGWNELTAAERADVLGEYRLAYASDAPVNWCPGLGTVLANEEVTADGRSERGNFPVFKSKLRQWNMRITAYADRLLTDLDELDWPEAIKLQQRNWIGRSEGARVDFPVDGERITVFTTRPDTLFGATYMVLAPEHPLADKFTPATWPEGTREAWTGGHATPAEAVAAYRAQAAAKSDVERQAEAKDKTGVFTGVFAVNPANGEQVPVFIADYVLMGYGTGAIMAVPAHDTRDFAFARAFELPVRCVVEPTDGRGTDTAGWDDAFASYDATIVNSAGEGITLDGLGVTEAKARITEWLERKGIGRGTVNFRLRDWLFSRQRYWGEPFPIVYDEDGIAHALPESMLPLELPEVEDYSPRTFDPDDANTRPETPLSRNDEWVHVTLDLGDGPKKYRRETNTMPNWAGSCWYEFRYLDPHNDRQMVDPEIERYWMGPREGQPHGGVDLYVGGAEHAVLHLLYARFWSKVLFDLGHVSSAEPFHKLFNQGMIQAYVYRDSRGIAVPAAEVEERDGAYWYEGEKVSRLLGKMGKSLKNAVTPDEIAAEYGADTLRLYEMAMGPLDVSRPWDTRAVVGQFRLLQRLWRNIVDENTGEPTVTDAAPDEDTLRALHKAIDGVRQDLEGLRFNTAIAKVTELNNHLTKANAALPRSVAERLVLMVAPLAPHVAEELWRRLGHTDSVVHRDFPVADPRYVVDDTVTCVVQIKGKVKARLEVPPGISEEELEKVALSDEKVVAALDGAGIRKVIVRAPKLVNIVPA
- a CDS encoding DegV family protein — translated: MSRHVAIVTDSTAYLPHRTMERHGITAVPLTVVLGDQALEEGTEISTRALAQALTKRRSVTTSRPSPEVFAETYRRVAESGARGIVSLHLSGELSGTYDAAVLAARQAPVPVRVVDTGMVAMALGFCALAAAETAEAGGTVDEAVTAAEKRAAGTSAYFYVDTLDYLRRGGRIGAAQALLGSALAVKPLLSLDGGRIELLEKVRTASKAIARLEELAAERAGGAEVDIAVHHLAAPERAAALADRLRERVPGLGELHVSEVGAVIGAHTGPGLLGAVVSPR
- a CDS encoding ComEA family DNA-binding protein, translating into MALRSHPRTVTPTSGPGRGPASDVRVRQRASEHRRVRHRAHAPTEDLRRRAELLFGEQAVQRRESGKTPSATYEPVDRPPEQPDPPPEHPDPPPPDWRERAGTAMRERLPVWLQSRCGVERRGTVALAVLLVVAALFAVQHFWAGRPEPVSAPPVVRARPTYARTPAASGGGTAASGGQIVVDVGGKVRAPGIRRLPTGSRVADALRAAGGVRPGVNTDGLNRARFLVDGEQVLVGESVPAVAPAGTAAPSGPAAQISLNTATEDQLDTLPGVGPVLARHIIDYRTRHGGFRSVDELRQVNGIGDRRFTDLRDLVRP
- a CDS encoding ComEC/Rec2 family competence protein — encoded protein: MSATLQHGAEPDTEPRTAPDPVPGPLDLRLVPPALAAWATAALTLDAPAGRTVWIAAVALLGGIVLLRASRAGPAPPGAPSGRPAWARASLAAVLLCVAASATSAGLQGADVRRGPVPALARRSATVTADIELTGDPWLSRPRVRGDHTAPAAVLIRAEVRRVEEGDGRSTRTRAPVLVVVDAGAAGPEGSAGPPPLRGSTEGPEVPGRARGAAGDGSVAVAEGSGTPSDGVMASAEGSGTPSDGVAASAEESGTSSDGMAVSAEGSGTSSDGVVVSGEASGASSEKGAASAGGSRARAGQAGWLGLLPSTRLRVGGRLAPALVGGDRTAAVLRVRGLPGARVLAGPSTAQRWAGRLRDGLRAATDGLPGDARALLPGLVVGDTARITPELDDAFKATDLTHTLAVSGSNLTVLLALLIGPPGLARLTERRGLAPRLGLSLRATALSAGALTLGFVLVCRPDPSVLRAAVCGAIALLALATGRRRSLVPALAAAVLLLVLYDPWLARAYGFLLSVLATGALLVLAPGWSEGLRRRGVPPRLAEALGAAAAAQAVCAPVVAVLSARVSLVAVPCNLLAEAAVAPATVLGFAALATAPVAMPLAKLLAWGASWPTRWIAGVARAGAALPGAGVDWPGNWPGALLLAAVTVAVVLAGRRLVRHPWWCGLFGALLLLALVRPAPLTRVVTGWPPPGWRYAMCDVGQGDATVLAAGAGAGVVVDAGPDPAAVDRCLRQLGITRVPLLVLTHFHADHVAGLTGVLRGREVAAIETTGFEEPRQEAEFVEREAAGRHIPVVRAVAGEERRTGPLSWRVLWPPAATGPPTRSGPLTGPGPLTEPGPLTGPGSPTGPGPLTGPGPLTGPDSVTGPGPVTESRPVAAPEFDGPNDASVALLVRTGGLRLLLLGDLEPPDQQALLRSPEAAGIAGVDVLKVAHHGSAYQDPELIRLVAPRVALISCGTGNPYGHPAPSTVAALRAGGALVLRTDRDGALAVGGAGGADREVRVTRDGA
- a CDS encoding DUF3761 domain-containing protein, which gives rise to MSNPYQPYAMPPQPPGPPIRTAPKWARKRYVLPAIGLAFFLGLGAGAGGQDDGSDAKPTAAKVRPAATVTATATATETATPEPAPTVTETKTVKVKVTVTAHAPATGSGGGGSSSGGSSGGSSGGSSGGSSGGSSGGSSSGGGSGSSGGSTGAGNGATALCNDGTYSYAAHHQGACSHHGGVAVFYR
- the holA gene encoding DNA polymerase III subunit delta, whose protein sequence is MARKTANDDVLAPVTLAVGQEDLLLDRAVREVVAAARAADADTDVRDLTPDQLQPGTLAELTSPSLFAERKVVVVRDAQDLSADTVKDVKGYLGSPAEEITLVLLHAGGAKGKGLLDAARKAGAREVACPKMTKPADRLAFVRGEFRTAGRSATPEACQALCDAIGSDLRELASAVAQLTADVEGTIDEAVVGRYYTGRAEASSFTVADRAVEGRTAEALEALRWSLSTGVAPVMITSALAQGVRAIGKLSSARGGRPGDLARELGMPPWKIDRVRQQMRGWTPDGVSVAMRAIAEADAGVKGGGDDPEYALEKAVVVIARAARSRGRG